The window GGCTAATGAGTACTCAAACAAAATGCAAGAGAAGGATATGAATAGAGGTCAACATGATTTTGCTAGCGGTGAAGCTTTACCATGTAAGGACCATTGACTCATGTTCTTTCGAATCCTTCACATGCTGTACTTGTCCATTCTTTTTAACATTTTTGAGATTGCTTTCTGCAGTCCCTAATACCGTATGCACTTCTATAAAATATAATGATGAACGTCAACAAGGTTTGTTTCAAGTTACTTGTAttgtaacaaaaatatttgACACTGTTTATCCGGTTCATAAATTTTCTTTAAATTGAACACCCTAAAAATTCGCACATTGTAAAATGGAGGGACCAATAATCTAAAAAGTCAAGAGGATTTAAGATGTGCTTTCCGTGTGTAGCTATCTCCATTCTAATATTCACTGTTTCATCGTGTTTTGTTTTGGAAATTTATCCCTCTTGCAGCCTCTTCTATTGAGGATAGAATCGACTTGCCAGTACTTGATAGTCATGCAAAAAATGTGTCTTTCTTTTGCGTTTTTGTGGATATTTTTTCATGCACTTGGAATTTTGTTGATGATGCAGATCAGGAAACGACAAGGTTCAGTTTTAATTGTGAAGAAAATGATGTTTTAGAAGGAACACAAGCAGATGCTGCACCTCATTCTTTTATCGATGAGTTGGAAGATGGAAAGGTGTCCGACATTGTGCAAAAGAACTCTAGTGATGAGATATGTGACAGAGATCCTGGACATGGAATGATTTCTGATAGGGAAGTTGGTGAATGTAATGGTGGCGAACTGTTTTTGTCAGAAGCAACAGAAATTTCATCATGTGCTGATTCATATTGTGGTAGACCTCTATTCATTCTAGCAGaattcataatttatttttgagtaaagttcaaataaaacccctgtgatttcactaattttcagataaaggactctggtttactttttgtcaaaacaaggattgaaGTTTtaaacttggattaatgctattaaaaccatctttaacgacctgaaaatgaaaaatttcaagaattaaagttgttcaatgtcatattttctatcgaactacattttcgattttcgaaaatcatcatttttggaactttctctctctaaacactaactttctctctctttaccaaacatcatctaaacaatctcaaaataaaaaagttgaagaattaaagttgcttagaatattagtagttcttaaaatatgtcatttttgaagtcgtcaaaggcgattttaatagtatcattcgaaaaagtccttattttgttaaagttaaaaacctcaatccttgttttgataaaaagtaaaccacagtcctttatctgaaaattagtgaaaccacatagattttatttgaactttaccctttatttttttagtttgccAAACTCCAGAGATAACACCAAATTTTGCTTGAAATGCAGAAGAATTTGATGGACGAAATTACAACAAGAGGTGATGATGGAATGGTGCTGAAAACTGATGAAGTTGCAAATACTCCTACAGATAATCCAAGCTTAGGAGATGATGCAAGAGACCATCATGAAGTTGCTAACGAACAACTTAATTCGCATTCGGATGCAttgagtgagaaagttttcatTGATAATCCTGCTGTTCTAAGCGAACTTTCCTGTGAAAATAAAACTGAGGTTCAACCCACTGTTGCTGGGAGAGAACAATGTCTGCCTGAGCTTGATGATATGGTTGCAACTGTTACTAATTCTGAGCAAACGGCGGGCACCAAAAATCTTGATGCTGTTTCTCCATTCAAAGGCAAGACAACCTATGCAGTAGGTGATTCTTCTTGTCATGGTAGGGTGTTAAAACCTTGGAGAAAATTCTCTTTAATTTACTTGTATCAGCAATGTTTTGGAATCTTTAACAATATCTATTCATGGAATTGCAGAAAGTGAAGCTTTCAAGGTGAATTTGTTTTTTGAAGGAGAATATGTAGTTGAAGAACCTGGTGTAGAAACATTTCCAGTAAATCACAGTGGAAGCTTCACAGAAAATGTGCCTTCCATTCCAATTGATGAAGAAGCAGAACGAGGATATACTGCTAATTCTATTGTTGAAGAACTGCAAGAAGTGACAGAGCAGTTTGAGGAAATGAAAGAAACTGAAGCAGTGATGGTTAATCAGTCTCGTGCATTCACTGCTTCTGCGGTTCATCAAGGTATCAATTTTAGCAGAACATTTATTCTGGCCTTTGCATTTTTATTTAGGTGCAATAGATTATCCATTTCTTAACACCATTGCACTCCTATCAGAAGTTACAGGTGAAGAGGGGAAAAGTCTTGAATTGAAATTACTCACAGCAGAGCAGACAAGTGCTGATCCTGAAAATGACAAGCATAACGAATCATTGAGTTTTTCAATGATGAAAAGGACAAGTAAAAGTGTTCTGATTTCAAGTACACCCCAAAAAGTTGCAGACCCGTACACTATGAAGGAGAATGCGCCCAGCGTCAAGAGGGAGCAACTTGCTAGCTTCACAGCCTCAAGAATGTCACAGAAAAGGCGTCCCCTAGAGGACATCAGGAACCAGTAGATATATTCTTGGTCATTGAGTTTTTCAATGATGAAAAGGACAAGTAAAAGTGTTCTGATTTCAAGTACACCCCAAAAAGTTGCAGACCCGTACACTATGAAGGAGAATGCGCCCAGCGTCAAGAGGGAGCAACTTGCTAGCTTCACAGCCTCAAGAATGTCACAGAAAAGGCGTCCCCTAGAGGACATCAGGAACCAGTAGATATATTCTTGgtcatttttatatgttttctttttttgataCTTCGGATTTGGGTTTTAAATCTCATCTGATGTTGAGCATATCTCATGCATTACAAAAAAATGTCTGTGGCATACTTTGGATTTGGGTTTTAACACCTATCATTGAAATACTATGATGTTTCTATTTATCAAGAACACTGCttgtgtttttatttgttttgggTACTTGTTACATCTCTTTCAAATCAAATGTTACAGCAAGATTAATCAAGTACCctaaacaattaattaaatatagagGAATAAACTTGTTACATCTCTTTGAAAATTTAACTGAAAATCCAGTCCCATTTGATTTTGATTGTGGCGTTTGAAATAGATTAATAGAGGAATAAACTGTTTCCTTATATTTGATAATGAGGAATCTATTTATACACGTTCTATATAATAAAGGTTCAAAGTTAGCCCTCAGATTTGGCATGGAGGGTCAATTTAACACAAATCCATATCAATGCAGTCTTTTTATACCTTTATCatgttcatttttaatatttgaaaggcttaatacatcatttgcccctgaacttgtccgaaatagttgattggccccctaaactttcaaagtgtctcgatagctccctgaacttgcataaaatgtttagttagccgcctgaacttgcgtaaaacgtaatcaatttatcactcggttgcaaaaaagtaagttaaacgcggaagatgtattccacgtatcttagaatgttattacataatttaaaaatagagtaaaaatgaagttattacttgctcaactacaaaccttgtattctctaatattacaaccgCAATACCCaatcttgattgttttactttttttaagacgcgtgcaatacattttccgtatttaacttaattttttgcaaccgagtgatcaattgattacgttttacgcaagttcatggggctaactggacattttatataagttcagggagctatcgagatactttgaaagttcagggggccaatcaaccattttggacaagttcagggagcaaatgatgtattaagcctatttgaaatttattttcatacttaaaaactattatattcTGCATAGCCGTATAACGCTTTGGCGTTGACGCATTACTGTATGTTGATGCACTAATACTATTTTGAGGGGTTTAGTGAGGTTTTTTTTTGCTGTTTTGAGAGTTTCTATCCGAATTAATTTGTTGTGGCCCATACTCCTATTTCGATGGATTTTTAGAGATTTTATTTGTCAGTTCAGTTTTggcttctattttatttttcatattttatcatttaatataattatttcattaaaaaaaattaagaaaaaaattgagTAACAATTAAAATTCGAAATTCAACtaatttttatctaaaattgggtatgatttctttataaataaaatatatccgaaaattatttttatcatatattattacttaatattattatttcattaaccaaatggaaaaaattatttaaaagaaataaaaaaacaaactttGTACAATATTTATCAGGTTATGTCCCAGTGCATACCAATGCCATTTTGAGGGGTTTGAGTCACATGCTATATATGTGGAGAGTAAACCTGGCAGACAACAAGTAAGGAAGGAACAGAAACCACCTACCGTTCAAATTGGGAAGGATAGAAGGAAATGAGTATCCTAAATAACCATCTAAAGAGGAATGATACCATTTTTGTTGACGAGAATCACCCACAAAGACACACTTAAGAGCTTTAGGATCGAGTTTAGATACACGAGGTCTCATGTTCTAAAAAAGCAAGTAGACCCAAACACTCTAGGAGTGAGAGGGAATAAGGTATTTTAGCCTTTAAGAATAGAAGAAGGCATACGATTAATCAAGGTACAAGCAATAGAAACAACATCAACCCAAAATATTTTAGGAACCtgcatatgaaaaataaaagctCGGAAAACATCTAGTAAGTGATAATTTTCGCTTAACCTCTCCGTTCTGTTGTGAGGTAAAAACACAAGAAGACTGATAAATAATACCATTTTGTAAAAAATAAGTATTAAAACAAGATGAAGACTTTTCTTGTGCATTGTCACTTCACAAGATGTATACATGTTTATTGAATTGAATCTAGAAAGCACATGAAATGTAAAATAAGTCTAAACGATTTCTCATAGGATACAACTACGTAATCCGAGAATATCGTCAACAAAGGTCACAAAATAATGAAAACTCAATTTTGACGGAACAAGATAGGCCATATATCAAAATGTGTTGggaaattaactattaatttaaaataattaaataaaaagggaATTAGTGTAAAGTCCTAATTAGTAAGGAACtatatttgaaatttgtaaaggattgattttgtaattataattataaaaaaaagaaaaaataaataaataatttgatGAAAGTTGACCACCGAATTTGGTGGTCAACTGAATaattaattgtgccagcaaCTAGTGCTGGCACAATTAAGGCTTTATAAAAGCCAATGATACTTAAATTCAAAGAATAGAATTGGGAAAAAAGAAAATGTAAGGAGAGTTGAGATTGTGAGAGGAGGCACAATTGTGCCTTTGTGAGTTTTGAGAGTTTGTTTTAgagggtagtctaattattttggagagagataaaaatagtaaagataattattttgggtagTTTTGGGAAACACccgagtgctactatttttgttttatctcattgtaactctagaaagtttctagagaacaccctcttgtaaacctcataaattcaataaaattaagatttattgcttccgctaaattgtcgcaatccagaaaaatttccaacagtggtatcagagccatggttcaATGGCACAAGGGGAAGCCTAAATGTTTCAAGTGTACGGAGTTTAGGCACGTGCAACAAAATTGCAGGTATAAGAGAAAAGAAAGTGTCAATATGGCAAATCATGTTGACGAAAAAGAATTTGTttaatttggagagaagtgctccaataGTTGAAGGTTGATGAGAAGTGCATCAACAAATCGATTCGGCGAGAAATGCTCCGAGAAGTTGTTTGTGGAGAGAAGTGTTCCGTTTACGAGGAAGTGCTCCAACAGTTGAAGGTTGATGAGAAGTGCATCAACAAATCGATTCGGTGAGAAATGCTCCGAGAAGTTGTttgcggagagaagtgctccgttTACGAGGAAGTGCTCCAATAGTTGAAGGTTGATGAGAAGTGCATCAACAAATCAATTCAGTGAGAAGTGCTTCGAAAAGTTGTCtgcggagagaagtgctccggtatgaagaaaaaaaaatgaaggttttaaattaatagttaaggggaagattgttgggaaattaactattaatttaaaacaattaaataaaaagagaattaGTGTAAAGTCCTAATTAATAAGGAACtatatttgaaatttgtaagggattgattttgtaattataattataaaaaaaagaaaaaaaaataaataatttgatGAAAGTTGACCACCGAATTTGGTGGTCAACTGAATaattaattgtgccagcaaCTAGTGCTGGCACAATTAATGAGCCAAGCTCATCCTTGGCTTTATAAAAGCCAATGATACTTAAATTCAAAGAATagaattggaaaaaaaagaaaatgtaaGGAGAGTTGAGATTGTGAGAGGAGGCACAATTGTGCCTTTGTgagttttgagagtttatttcagagggtagtctaattattttggagagagataaaaatagtaaagataattattttgagAAACACCCGAGTactactatttttgttttatctcattgtaactttAGAAAGTTTTtagagaacaccctcttgtaaacctcataattcaataaaattattttatcgtTTCCGCTAAATTGTCACAAttcagaaaaattcccaacAGAATGGACCAACAAAAAAGAAACATCTCTATGTTTATTTATGGAGAGGGATAAGGAACTCTAAGGTGTTTTGCTCTTTTCTTTAGATAGAACTAGAGCGAGCGGGCAAAGTActctttttcaatccactaggCTGATTGAAAGGATTCACATTCTAAATTACCTTCCTATTTAAGAGCGAGACAAGagttattataatattttaagagGAGGACTATCAAACTAACAATGAAGTACTAGCCCATACTATTTGTTTTAAACACAACTATAATCAAGAAGATACAATCCGTCCTTTATTACCCCTACCAAGAATCTGCTTCATCTGAAGATTCCGAGAAATACAATGGTTGGAAAAGAAAGAGACAACAATTTAGGTCATGGTAAGTTTAGTAACAGATAACAAATTAAACGAGAACTGACatacacataaaaaaaaaggggACAATCTGTTTCAACGTGTTTCTCAAGAGCAATACAGATTGCACAAGCAGCTCAGAGGAGATAATACGACGCTGGAGAAACAAACCGGATGGGAAAGGGTAAGCCACGTGTGTGACTCACGCTCTGCAGGGACGTTTACCTGATTTGGTGGAAGGGAATGAGAGAAAGTGAATGGGAGGGGCAGTGAGATTAACAAGGGTGTTGGAAAAAAATTCTCAACCCAAACCCAATGTTCTTGAAAGCAGTCCGAGAAAAGCaactcagaaaaaaaaaacgcaGATGCAAAAACTAAATTCTGATACCATGAAATAGATCAATATAGAGGAATAAACTTTGTATTCTTATATCTGACAATAGAGATTTACAAATCTTATTTATATACATTCTAAAGGGCTTGTACATAAACCATGTTTATGTTGATTTCCTATAATGAGGTACCGTTGTACATTTATGACAACATTCAAATAAATCATTTCAGTTTCAGCAATTGACAGGTAATCATATCAAGTCTTTGCCTGCAAGTAGTTGATCATTTTAAGCAAAATGCAAATTCCTGACCTGAAAGCTGCCAAAGTACAAGGCAATTCTGTATTCATTCATCCCCTATATTTCAAACGGGGTAGGTAGGTTGTTATCTCATTttacaaacaaataaaatcagaTAGATCACTAGTAAATCCAAAAATCAAAAAGGAAACTAGGCAAAAATAGTTGACAATGTGTCAAAAGGCCCTTGTATCTACACACATTCCTCCAGCATCACATTGTGCTATGGGTTGTCTTCTTTTTTCCATCTTAATCGTAGCTTGCTCATGGAAAACCCCTGATGACACTTGTACATTTAACACAAAATCTAAACCTCATATAAGTTATGTCCTTAATCGCAATCCAATCCGCAGACTTCTAACACTATACCATTCTTCGACAGAAACGGATTGATTCGAACCCATAAAAGTGAGAAAATTGAAATTACAAGAATTGACCAGACAACAAGTATGGTGGGAAGTTTGTCTTGTTTCCCCATAAATCCCTTGAGGAATGGATAAAGATGAACAATGACCCAGACTGCAAAGAAAAGCCTACCAAAAAGAGGACCCCATGAATCATAGCCGTTATTTATAGCATCTGCAACTCCAACTATGAGTCCTATGATGTTAATGACGAGCAAGGTCATAGGAGGGGCCAACAAAAATGTCCATTTAAAGAGGTAGAGATCTGAAAATGCTCCATCATCTCCTGCTTTCGAAGTAACCGTGAAGTTAGTGTTAACACCAGCCAATACCTTTAGCAGACCCTGGAAAAGCGCAAATAAGTGCGATGATGTGCCACCAATCACCCAAAACTGCTCATTTCTCCACCAGTCGTGTATGCCAACTCCTCCCCATTGCATCTCAAGGATGCTAGTTGCGGCAATGGATATGAACAGGGCCATGAAAATGAGACCAGCGTAGTTACTCATCTGTGATCACATGCAGAAATCAATACAAATAGCAGAAGGTTAAGCTTGGGTTGTGATAATTTGGCAATAGAATGAGTAAAATAAAGGGAATAATACCTCAGGGACAATAAATTTCCCTGTAACGAGACAGATAGCTGGCAAGGTACAGTACGCAATCAAGGGAATTGATGTCAATGGATAAACAACTGAGTTTATATATGAAAAGCGCTCCAAGGGTTTCAATCCACAGCCATATCCGTACCATATCGGACAGTGCTTACTCAACAAGATTTCAACAGATCCCAATGCCCACCGCAGAACCTGATGCAGCCGATCTGAAAGATTTATTGGAGCTGAACCTTTAAATGCAGGTCTTTTAGGTATGCAATACACTGAACGCCAGCCATGGCAATGCATCTTGAAACCTGTCAGTATATCCTCTGTGACAGAGCCATATATCCACCCAACCTAGACAAGCATCGAAATTATGCAAGGAAACTAGTCAGTTGGCTAAAAAGACAAGTCTAGTTAAACAAAATGTGAAGTCCAAAACATGGAAATTCTCTGGCATGCCTACCTCCTTTCCCCATTCGGTTTTGTCTTCATAACCACAGCTAATGACATGAATGGCTTCATTCAAAAGTGATGTAGAAGTTGCTCCCTTTGGAATTCCACCTTCTTCCATGAATGTTGATGCTATGAAAACTGGCGACTGTCCAaattttttctcaaattttacCTGGGGCATTAGTTCTGATTTCTCATTGTCTATTCCTGAATGAAAATGTAGTACATAAATGGTCCGTGTTTCTTACAATCCCACACAAGAAAACAAGGTAAAAAGCAACGGAGAGGTTCAAGCAAAAGCATGAAAGAAAGACTATTCATTACTTGGCATGTTTTCAAGGATATCAGTACATAACTCCTTGACCAGCTTAACCTTACCTTCAATACCCTCCTCAATATGTTCCAAAGCATGTATCTGCTTGGAAGTCTccttgttctttcttttctcattTGATTTCcgtttcttattcttctttctAGATGTGCAACAACAGTAGCACCATTTCGGCCAGCAATTGCATGTTTTTCGAGGTGGTTTTTTCTTGATGGGAGCATCATATCCATAAAGTGCCTGCCTCCTGAAGACACACCCAGTTCCAACATATATAGGTCCTTGAATTCCATCCAATCCTTTCATGTTGACCTGCAATTAACAGAAAAACCAAATAAGCTCTTCTTAAAGTCcggaaaagagagagagagagagagagagagaaaagcaTGTTTGCATGTATGACATCAACATTACCAAGATTTTTACATACATCAAAGAACACAACATTACGATTGGAGTATCTATCATGACGATCAATCCCATCAAATCTTTGAGGAAATTGTACATAACAGATTGTCTTTCCAGATATTGGATCCATCATAAAGCACATGGCTTCACGAAGTGCCTTGCTATTGTTTATATAATGATCACAATCAACATTCAGCATGTATGGAGCATTTGTTACAACAGCGGACACCCGCACCTTCATTAATCacccaaaaataaaaagttagaaATGGGATGACAGCAAGGAAATGCAAGAGAagttggagagagagagagagagagctctACCAAAGCATTCATTGCTCCAGCTTTTTTGTGGTGATCAAATCCCGGTCTCTTCTCTCGGGATACATAAACTAGGCGAGGCAATTGATTTCCTTCAATATCAGGAGGACCATCATGACCCAGGAATACCTAAATGCAGACAATTGACTTTAGAAACTCAAATGGACACAAATGAGAATTTGATGCATCAAATTATCATTATTCATGAAATATATTCAAATAAGCTCTCTAACCTGAATCATTCCAGGATGATCGCTGACATCGTTCCCTGGCCATGGAGTGCCATCTTGCATTGTCCATCCCTCCTCAGGAACCTTCTGTGCCACCGCGACCAACCCATTTATTCGAATTTTGAATTCTTCATATTCTCTCTGAACCAACATGTAACCCACCCAAAAAGAGAAGGCACGTCagcaattaaaaatttaaaaccaAGCCAAGATTCACTGTCATGAAAGGTTATGATGAAGGTTGTTAAAGCCACAAGTCAAATTTCACATCATAACAATTATGCATTGTATATTATGCTTGACTGGAGCCAACCCTTCTGTCATGTGTGTGTATGTGAAGCTAATTGAACAGTAAGACAGAGCACAGACCTTCATGGCACGGCGTTCCCTAACAAAGGCTGGATCAATTTTGTCTTTCAAATAGTCAACCTTCTCAGCAAAGTACCGTTCTGGAGCTCGAGGCTCAATTTTGAACTTCTTGCAGAAAGGGACCCACTTTCTTGCAAATTGGGATGTCTCTGAGAGTGCTTCAAAAGTGAGCATGGCAGCACCATCGTCTGATACATAGCATGCAACCTTTTTGACTGGATAGTCAACAGCAAGTATGGACAGAACTGTGTTTGCTGTAATAAGTGGAGGTTCTTTCATTGGATCAACAGTACTAACAAATATGTCTACTGAAGCTAACTCAGATTCCTGTCCCTCTTTCTCATACCTATAAGAAAATTTTCAACATTAAATATGAAATTGCCATTTGTTAGGACCGAAAATGATCACCATCAATAATATAGTATTCCCTCCATTTCTTTTACCCGAATACTTCTCTTCTAAAACTCTACTT of the Euphorbia lathyris chromosome 7, ddEupLath1.1, whole genome shotgun sequence genome contains:
- the LOC136200882 gene encoding cellulose synthase A catalytic subunit 2 [UDP-forming]-like isoform X2, with protein sequence MSCEFEGLMETKGRLIAGSHIRNEFVLINADDIANAPETSVKEICQICGDEIELTADGEPFIGCNECAFPVCRPCYEYERREGNQVCPQCKTRYKRIKGSPRIEGDEEEEDTDDIENEFDISAPHDVMFYAPHNVVGREFDSVSVAPEIPLLTYGEEDVGVSSDKHALIVPPFRGKRIHPMPSIGFSMYLQPRPMDPNKDLAVYGYGSVAWKDKMEGWKRKQNEKLQVIKHHGGDQLDDPCLPMMDEGRQPLSRKLPIPSSKISPYRLIIILRLVILGLFFHYRILNPVNDAYGLWLTSIICEVWFAVSWIFDQLPKWCPIERETYLDRLTIRYEKEGQESELASVDIFVSTVDPMKEPPLITANTVLSILAVDYPVKKVACYVSDDGAAMLTFEALSETSQFARKWVPFCKKFKIEPRAPERYFAEKVDYLKDKIDPAFVRERRAMKREYEEFKIRINGLVAVAQKVPEEGWTMQDGTPWPGNDVSDHPGMIQVFLGHDGPPDIEGNQLPRLVYVSREKRPGFDHHKKAGAMNALVRVSAVVTNAPYMLNVDCDHYINNSKALREAMCFMMDPISGKTICYVQFPQRFDGIDRHDRYSNRNVVFFDVNMKGLDGIQGPIYVGTGCVFRRQALYGYDAPIKKKPPRKTCNCWPKWCYCCCTSRKKNKKRKSNEKRKNKETSKQIHALEHIEEGIEDNEKSELMPQVKFEKKFGQSPVFIASTFMEEGGIPKGATSTSLLNEAIHVISCGYEDKTEWGKEVGWIYGSVTEDILTGFKMHCHGWRSVYCIPKRPAFKGSAPINLSDRLHQVLRWALGSVEILLSKHCPIWYGYGCGLKPLERFSYINSVVYPLTSIPLIAYCTLPAICLVTGKFIVPEMSNYAGLIFMALFISIAATSILEMQWGGVGIHDWWRNEQFWVIGGTSSHLFALFQGLLKVLAGVNTNFTVTSKAGDDGAFSDLYLFKWTFLLAPPMTLLVINIIGLIVGVADAINNGYDSWGPLFGRLFFAVWVIVHLYPFLKGFMGKQDKLPTILVVWSILVISIFSLLWVRINPFLSKNGIVLEVCGLDCD
- the LOC136200882 gene encoding cellulose synthase A catalytic subunit 2 [UDP-forming]-like isoform X1, whose product is MSCEFEGLMETKGRLIAGSHIRNEFVLINADDIANAPETSVKEICQICGDEIELTADGEPFIGCNECAFPVCRPCYEYERREGNQVCPQCKTRYKRIKGSPRIEGDEEEEDTDDIENEFDISAPHDVMFYAPHNVVGREFDSVSVAPEIPLLTYGEEDVGVSSDKHALIVPPFRGKRIHPMPSIGFSMYLQPRPMDPNKDLAVYGYGSVAWKDKMEGWKRKQNEKLQVIKHHGGDQLDDPCLPMMDEGRQPLSRKLPIPSSKISPYRLIIILRLVILGLFFHYRILNPVNDAYGLWLTSIICEVWFAVSWIFDQLPKWCPIERETYLDRLTIRYEKEGQESELASVDIFVSTVDPMKEPPLITANTVLSILAVDYPVKKVACYVSDDGAAMLTFEALSETSQFARKWVPFCKKFKIEPRAPERYFAEKVDYLKDKIDPAFVRERRAMKREYEEFKIRINGLVAVAQKVPEEGWTMQDGTPWPGNDVSDHPGMIQVFLGHDGPPDIEGNQLPRLVYVSREKRPGFDHHKKAGAMNALVRVSAVVTNAPYMLNVDCDHYINNSKALREAMCFMMDPISGKTICYVQFPQRFDGIDRHDRYSNRNVVFFDVNMKGLDGIQGPIYVGTGCVFRRQALYGYDAPIKKKPPRKTCNCWPKWCYCCCTSRKKNKKRKSNEKRKNKETSKQIHALEHIEEGIEGIDNEKSELMPQVKFEKKFGQSPVFIASTFMEEGGIPKGATSTSLLNEAIHVISCGYEDKTEWGKEVGWIYGSVTEDILTGFKMHCHGWRSVYCIPKRPAFKGSAPINLSDRLHQVLRWALGSVEILLSKHCPIWYGYGCGLKPLERFSYINSVVYPLTSIPLIAYCTLPAICLVTGKFIVPEMSNYAGLIFMALFISIAATSILEMQWGGVGIHDWWRNEQFWVIGGTSSHLFALFQGLLKVLAGVNTNFTVTSKAGDDGAFSDLYLFKWTFLLAPPMTLLVINIIGLIVGVADAINNGYDSWGPLFGRLFFAVWVIVHLYPFLKGFMGKQDKLPTILVVWSILVISIFSLLWVRINPFLSKNGIVLEVCGLDCD